A window of the Falco rusticolus isolate bFalRus1 chromosome 1, bFalRus1.pri, whole genome shotgun sequence genome harbors these coding sequences:
- the SPAG5 gene encoding sperm-associated antigen 5 isoform X1, translating into MWAARAPAAARRPRRLPLQELQLQPGAEHTTLTPLFRRLRLENCGTPVSCTRGRPRKPTLAPRPLEPLKSISPEPPSSPVRGPCTPKPASSPVPAPICSAVLGPCTPEPPSSPVRGPCTPEPPSSPVRGPCTPEPPSSPVRGPCTPEPPSSPVPAPICSSVLGLTTPDPPSSPGQAPCTPETPSSPIPGPCTSEALSSSVLESRTPESPSIPEPPDSTMPAPLCSPIPVLHTSEPCGSVTPMLCTPGPPSISSSVPCTTNPPGSTIQAPCTLQSPGSTSLASCTPGPPGTSSTPREAPFHRWQVVPTHFSCSPAGTMPLAGGAGPLSCQDTPEGAESPAPPEQDPPELPPTEAQRLEPAGLEATATPVPLPEVAPGAVSWMLPLVWLEKSLGTLSPLDSLRHSLPLPVAATSAGTSVTPVAATSAGTSVTPVAATSAGTSVTPVAATSAGTSVTPVAATSAGTSVTPVAATSAGTSVTPVAAMSAGTFMTPRDLQERSMNTYVGAPPCAKDSAAETDSLLWHCPREQLKSLPRAELEVRLESTLIIIEALSLQLRHCQESQRLLPGVGPAEQRDVFMQTDITHAKGEEEIYRNLYLELRRKTEALQWQRGAEQDLRRQLELALERMGDWSRQRLLFQGFVDATSQSLQDEQAALTQEREQVRALVSRCGAVLERVPSKLRSCLEERDAMRQRAEEALRAKEEGDRFLEAFRAHASAQISARSQSLASQQELGTLLANAIHQQASLSAETQSFREFIDVTFENLEEERRALDVEREQVRALVSWCRAVLERVPNKLRSCLEERDAVRQQADEALQAKEEASCQLKKTSVALQDAVAQLEQLTVDKSCLSAELSSLMTNLASVEQERDELQQQNRKQCEEITQLAQERDALQQDCNGLRQELREATECREFLDQENCMSRTQLLEVEAKLKSTLAALQERTLQYEELMNSHECLCEEQAALCKELESTKAKLLDLQHKRDKVSWCFTDIAKSKMRLQELADSLRAALQEEDDDAPSRSRAWSVALQAQSWQTPRCAWTPARCTPARARTSFVGSALKALSAKDADETTGGGGAFTKDKPSLTAKPPEPETSLLESMKELRAVVSDVATLSFRVQEQEQSKFKALQTEISDLQLRLATVTSESKEKMDTQAATIAKLNKALRGKIESEKELQDVVKQQEEKMLQLLDQRGEVMQLKEERSQLSRALQRAETEVKVLWEEVRGQEPKVDTAHVQERVLLQQQLDKLRLLLLEKENENMLRSDKYLGQIRGLELRLQHVQKILRTHEEMQEKMKEVLSAVPDMAANCQELHCLLLYLGLEPGTSSKEAAEPL; encoded by the exons ATGTGGGCTGCCCGGGCCCCCGCC gcgGCGCGGAGGCCGCGGCGCCTCcccctgcaggagctgcagctgcaaccGGGCGCTGAACACACCACCCTCACCCCGCTGTTCCGCCGCCTGCGGCTCGAG AACTGTGGCACTCCGGTGTCCTGCACCCGGGGGCGCCCCAGGAAACCCACACTGGCACCCAGGCCTCTGGAGCCCCTCAAGAGCATCAgcccagagccccccagcagccctgtgcgGGGGCCCTGCACCCCGAAGCCcgccagcagccctgtgccagccccaaTATGCAGTGCAGTCCTGGGCCCCTGcaccccagagccccccagcagccccgtGCGGGGGCCCTGcaccccagagccccccagcagccccgtGCGGGGGCCCTGcaccccagagccccccagcagccccgtGCGGGGGCCCTGCACCCCAGAGCcgcccagcagccctgtgccagccccaaTATGCAGTTCAGTCCTGGGCCTCACCACCCCAgacccccccagcagccctgggcaggcgCCCTGCACTCCGGagacccccagcagccccatTCCAGGACCCTGTACTTCAGAGGCCCTGAGCAGCTCAGTCCTGGAATCCCGCACCCCAGAGTCACCCAGCATCCCGGAGCCCCCTGACAGCACAATGCCAGCCCCCCTGTGCAGCCCCATCCCAGTGTTGCATACTTCAGAGCCCTGTGGCAGCGTGACCCCAATGCTCTGCACCCCAGGGCCCCCCAGCATCAGCAGCTCAGTGCCTTGCACCACAAACCCTCCAGGCAGCACCATCCAAGCACCCTGCACCCTCCAGTCCCCTGGCAGTACCAGCCTGGCCTCCTGTACCCCAGGGCCCCCCGGCACCAGCTCCACCCCACGGGAAGCCCCCTTCCACAGGTGGCAAGTGGTGCCCACCCActtctcctgcagccctgcgggCACCATGCCcctggctgggggtgctggtcccCTATCTTGTCAAGACACCCCTGAGGGAGCAGAGTCCCCTGCCCCACCAGAACAGGACCCCCCTGAGCTCCCTCCCACCGAGGCACAGAGGCTGGAGCCTGCTGGGTTGGAGGCAACGGCCACCCCAGTCCCCTTGCCTGAGGTGGCCCCAGGTGCCGTGTCCTGGATGTTGCCACTGGTGTGGCTGGAGAAGAGCCTCGGCACCTTGTCCCCGCTGGATTCCCTGCggcacagcctgcctctgccGGTGGCCGCCACGAGCGCCGGGACGAGCGTCACGCCGGTGGCCGCCACGAGCGCCGGGACGAGCGTCACGCCGGTGGCCGCCACGAGCGCCGGGACGAGCGTCACGCCGGTGGCCGCCACGAGCGCCGGGACGAGCGTCACGCCGGTGGCCGCCACGAGCGCCGGGACGAGCGTCACGCCGGTGGCCGCCACGAGCGCCGGGACAAGCGTCACGCCGGTGGCCGCCATGAGCGCCGGGACCTTCATGACCCCCCGGGacctgcaggagaggagcaTGAACACATACGTGGGTGCCCCCCCCTGCGCCAAGGACAGTGCTGCTGAAACGGACTCTCTGCTCTGGCA TTGTCCTCGGGAACAGCTGAAGTCCCTGCCACGGGCAGAGCTAGAGGTGCGGCTGGAGAGCACCCTCATCATCATTGAAGCCCTCTCGCTCCAGCTGCGCCACTGCCAGGAGAGCCAGCGGCTGCTGCCTGGTGTGGGGCCGGCCGAGCAGAGGGATGTGTTCATGCAGACGGACATCACCCATGCCAAAGGG GAGGAGGAGATCTACCGCAACCTCTACCTTGAGCTGCGGAGGAAAACGGAGGCTCTGCAGTGGCAgcggggagcagagcaggacctGCGgcggcagctggagctggcccTTGAGCGGATG GGTGACTGGAGCAGGCAGCGCCTCCTGTTTCAGGGCTTCGTTGATGCGACTTCTCAGAGCTTGCAGGATGAGCAGGCAGCCCTCACCCAGGAG CGGGAGCAGGTGAGGGCCCTGGTGTCTCGGTGTGGAGCCGTACTGGAGAGAGTGCCCAGCAAGCTGCGGAGCTGCCTGGAGGAGCGGGATGCCATGAGGCAGCGAGCAGAGGAAGCTCTCCGAGCCAAGGAGGAG GGAGATCGCTTCCTGGAGGCCTTCCGTGCCCATGCCAGTGCCCAGATCAGCGCCCGCAGCCAGAGCCTGGCCTCCCAGCAAGAGCTGGGCACGCTACTGGCAAATGCCATCCACCAGCAG gcaTCCCTGTCTGCTGAGACTCAGTCTTTCCGGGAATTCATAGATGTCACCTTTGAAAatctggaggaggagaggagagccCTGGATGTGGAG CGGGAGCAGGTGAGAGCCCTGGTGTCCTGGTGCCGAGCCGTGCTGGAAAGAGTGCCCAACAAGCTGCGGAGCTGCTTAGAGGAGCGGGATGCTGTGAGGCAACAGGCAGACGAAGCTCTTCAAGCCAAGGAGGAG GCGTCCTGCCAGCTGAAGAAGACCTCAGTGGCCTTGCAGGATGCGGTGGctcagctggaacagctgacTGTGGACAAATCCTGTCTCAGTGCAG AGCTGAGCTCCCTGATGACGAATCTGGCCAGCGTGGAGCAGGAGCGggatgagctgcagcagcagaacaggaaGCAGTGCGAGGAGATAACCCA GCTGGCACAGGAGAGGGAtgccctgcagcaggactgCAATGGCCTGCGCCAGGAGCTGCGGGAGGCCACCGAGTGCCGGGAG TTCCTTGATCAGGAGAACTGCATGTCCCGCAcgcagctgctggaggtggaggCCAAGCTGAAGTCCACGCTGGCCGCCCTGCAGGAGCGCACCCTGCAGTACGAGGAGCTGATGAATTCCCACGAGTGCCTGTG TGAAGAGCAGGCTGCCCTCTGCAAGGAGCTGGAGAGCACCAAGGCCAAGCTCCTTGACTTGCAGCACAAGAGGGACAAAGTCTCCTGGTGTTTCACGGACATTGCCAAGAGCAAGATGCGGCTGCAGGAGCTTGCAGAcagcctcagggctgctctgcaagAGGAG GATGACGATGCGCCATCGAGAAGCAGAGCCTGGTCCGTGGCcctgcaggcacagagctggcagaCCCCCCGCTGTGCCTGGACCCCTGCCCGCTGCACCCCGGCCCGTGCCAGGACCTCCTTCGTGGGCAGTGCTCTGAAAGCGCTGTCGGCAAAAG ATGCTGACGAAACCACCGGAGGTGGAGGTGCCTTTACTAAGGACAAACCTTCCTTGACAGCAAAGCCACCAG AGCCTGAGACCAGTCTCTTGGAAAGCATGAAGGAGCTGAGAGCCGTGGTCTCTGACGTTGCCACACTGAGCTTCCGCGtccaggagcaggagcagagcaagtTCAAGGCGCTGCAGACAGAGAT CTCTGACCTGCAGCTCCGTCTGGCTACCGTGACATCGGAGAGTAAGGAGAAGATGGACACCCAGGCTGCCACCATCGCTAAGCTGAACAAGGCGCTGAGGGGCAAGATAGAG AGTgagaaggagctgcaggacGTCGTGAAACAGCAGGAAGAGAAGATGCTGCAACTCCTCGACCAGAGAGGGGAAGTCATG cagctgaaggaagagAGATCTCAGCTGAGTCGCGCGCTCCAGCGCGCTGAGACGGAGGTCAAGGTGCTGTGGGAGGAGGTGCGAGGGCAGGAGCCCAAGGTGGACACTGCCCATGTCCAGGAGAgagtcctgctgcagcagcag TTGGACAAACTgcggctgctgctcctggagaAAGAGAATGAGAATATGCTACGCTCTGACAAGTACCTGGGGCAG atcagggggctggagctgaggCTCCAACACGTCCAGAAAATTCTGAGGACCCACGAGGAGATGCAGGAGAAGATGAAAGAG gtcCTCTCAGCCGTCCCCGACATGGCAGCGAACTGCCAGGAGCtccactgcctgctgctgtaCTTGGGCCTGGAGCCAGGCACTAGCAGCAAGGAAGCAGCCGAGCCACTGTAG
- the ALDOC gene encoding fructose-bisphosphate aldolase C, which translates to MTHQYPALTAEQKKELSDIALRIVAPGKGILAADESVGSMAKRLNQIGVENTEENRRLYRQILFSADSRVKKCIGGVIFFHETMYQKADDGTPFVQMIKDKGIVVGIKVDKGVVPLAGTDGETTTQGLDGLSERCAQYKKDGADFAKWRCVLKISDNTPSALAIMENANVLARYASICQQNGIVPIVEPEILPDGDHDLKRCQYVTEKVLAAVYKALSDHHVYLEGTLLKPNMVTPGHSCPTKYSPEEIAMATVTALRRTVPPAVPGVTFLSGGQSEEEASINLNAINTCPLMRPWALTFSYGRALQASALSAWRGQQDNATAATEEFVKRAEVNGLAALGKYEGSGDDSGAAGQSLYVANHAY; encoded by the exons ATGACGCACCAATACCCCGCGCTGACGGCCGAGCAGAAGAAGGAGCTGTCGGACATCGCGCTGCGCATTGTGGCCCCCGGCAAGGGCATCCTGGCTGCCGATGAGTCCGTAG ggagCATGGCGAAGCGCCTCAACCAGATCGGGGTGGAGAACACGGAGGAGAACCGCCGGCTGTACCGCCAGATCCTCTTCAGTGCCGACAGCCGGGTGAAGAAATGCATTGGGGGCGTCATCTTCTTCCACGAGACCATGTACCAAAAGGCTGACGATGGTACCCCCTTCGTCCAGATGATCAAGGACAAGGGCATCGTTGTGGGCATCAAG GTGGACAAGGGTGTTGTGCCGCTGGCTGGGACAGATGGGGAGACCACCACGCAGG GACTGGACGGGCTGTCGGAGCGCTGTGCCCAGTACAAGAAGGATGGGGCTGACTTTGCCAAGTGGCGCTGCGTGCTGAAGATTAGCGACAACACCCCCTCTGCGCTCGCCATCATGGAGAACGCCAACGTCCTGGCCCGCTACGCCAGCATCTGCCAGCAG AACGGCATCGTGCCCATCGTGGAGCCGGAGATCCTGCCTGATGGTGACCACGACCTCAAGCGGTGCCAGTATGTGACAGAGAAG gtgctggcagctgtCTACAAGGCACTGAGCGACCACCACGTCTACCTGGAGGGGACCCTGCTAAAGCCCAACATGGTGACACCTGGGCACTCCTGCCCCACCAAGTACAGCCCTGAGGAGATTGCCATGGCCACTGTCACTGCCCTGCGCCGCACCGTGCCCCCAGCCGTGCCAG GTGTCACCTTTCTGTCCGGGGGTCAGAGTGAGGAGGAGGCTTCCATCAACCTCAACGCCATCAACACGTGCCCGCTAATGCGGCCATGGGCCCTCACCTTCTCCTATGGGCGGGCACTGCAGGCGTCGGCGCTCAGTGCCTGGCGCGGGCAGCAGGACAATGCCACCGCCGCCACCGAGGAGTTTGTCAAGCGTGCAGAG GTAAATGGGCTGGCGGCGCTGGGCAAGTACGAGGGCAGCGGGGACGACTCGGGGGCCGCCGGGCAGTCCCTCTATGTGGCCAACCATGCCTACTGA
- the SPAG5 gene encoding sperm-associated antigen 5 isoform X2 translates to MWAARAPAAARRPRRLPLQELQLQPGAEHTTLTPLFRRLRLENCGTPVSCTRGRPRKPTLAPRPLEPLKSISPEPPSSPVRGPCTPKPASSPVPAPICSAVLGPCTPEPPSSPVRGPCTPEPPSSPVRGPCTPEPPSSPVRGPCTPEPPSSPVPAPICSSVLGLTTPDPPSSPGQAPCTPETPSSPIPGPCTSEALSSSVLESRTPESPSIPEPPDSTMPAPLCSPIPVLHTSEPCGSVTPMLCTPGPPSISSSVPCTTNPPGSTIQAPCTLQSPGSTSLASCTPGPPGTSSTPREAPFHRWQVVPTHFSCSPAGTMPLAGGAGPLSCQDTPEGAESPAPPEQDPPELPPTEAQRLEPAGLEATATPVPLPEVAPGAVSWMLPLVWLEKSLGTLSPLDSLRHSLPLPVAATSAGTSVTPVAATSAGTSVTPVAATSAGTSVTPVAATSAGTSVTPVAATSAGTSVTPVAATSAGTSVTPVAAMSAGTFMTPRDLQERSMNTYVGAPPCAKDSAAETDSLLWHCPREQLKSLPRAELEVRLESTLIIIEALSLQLRHCQESQRLLPGVGPAEQRDVFMQTDITHAKGEEEIYRNLYLELRRKTEALQWQRGAEQDLRRQLELALERMGDWSRQRLLFQGFVDATSQSLQDEQAALTQEREQVRALVSRCGAVLERVPSKLRSCLEERDAMRQRAEEALRAKEEGDRFLEAFRAHASAQISARSQSLASQQELGTLLANAIHQQASLSAETQSFREFIDVTFENLEEERRALDVEREQVRALVSWCRAVLERVPNKLRSCLEERDAVRQQADEALQAKEEASCQLKKTSVALQDAVAQLEQLTVDKSCLSAELSSLMTNLASVEQERDELQQQNRKQCEEITQLAQERDALQQDCNGLRQELREATECREFLDQENCMSRTQLLEVEAKLKSTLAALQERTLQYEELMNSHECLCEEQAALCKELESTKAKLLDLQHKRDKVSWCFTDIAKSKMRLQELADSLRAALQEEDDDAPSRSRAWSVALQAQSWQTPRCAWTPARCTPARARTSFVGSALKALSAKDADETTGGGGAFTKDKPSLTAKPPEPETSLLESMKELRAVVSDVATLSFRVQEQEQSKFKALQTEISDLQLRLATVTSESKEKMDTQAATIAKLNKALRGKIESEKELQDVVKQQEEKMLQLLDQRGEVMLKEERSQLSRALQRAETEVKVLWEEVRGQEPKVDTAHVQERVLLQQQLDKLRLLLLEKENENMLRSDKYLGQIRGLELRLQHVQKILRTHEEMQEKMKEVLSAVPDMAANCQELHCLLLYLGLEPGTSSKEAAEPL, encoded by the exons ATGTGGGCTGCCCGGGCCCCCGCC gcgGCGCGGAGGCCGCGGCGCCTCcccctgcaggagctgcagctgcaaccGGGCGCTGAACACACCACCCTCACCCCGCTGTTCCGCCGCCTGCGGCTCGAG AACTGTGGCACTCCGGTGTCCTGCACCCGGGGGCGCCCCAGGAAACCCACACTGGCACCCAGGCCTCTGGAGCCCCTCAAGAGCATCAgcccagagccccccagcagccctgtgcgGGGGCCCTGCACCCCGAAGCCcgccagcagccctgtgccagccccaaTATGCAGTGCAGTCCTGGGCCCCTGcaccccagagccccccagcagccccgtGCGGGGGCCCTGcaccccagagccccccagcagccccgtGCGGGGGCCCTGcaccccagagccccccagcagccccgtGCGGGGGCCCTGCACCCCAGAGCcgcccagcagccctgtgccagccccaaTATGCAGTTCAGTCCTGGGCCTCACCACCCCAgacccccccagcagccctgggcaggcgCCCTGCACTCCGGagacccccagcagccccatTCCAGGACCCTGTACTTCAGAGGCCCTGAGCAGCTCAGTCCTGGAATCCCGCACCCCAGAGTCACCCAGCATCCCGGAGCCCCCTGACAGCACAATGCCAGCCCCCCTGTGCAGCCCCATCCCAGTGTTGCATACTTCAGAGCCCTGTGGCAGCGTGACCCCAATGCTCTGCACCCCAGGGCCCCCCAGCATCAGCAGCTCAGTGCCTTGCACCACAAACCCTCCAGGCAGCACCATCCAAGCACCCTGCACCCTCCAGTCCCCTGGCAGTACCAGCCTGGCCTCCTGTACCCCAGGGCCCCCCGGCACCAGCTCCACCCCACGGGAAGCCCCCTTCCACAGGTGGCAAGTGGTGCCCACCCActtctcctgcagccctgcgggCACCATGCCcctggctgggggtgctggtcccCTATCTTGTCAAGACACCCCTGAGGGAGCAGAGTCCCCTGCCCCACCAGAACAGGACCCCCCTGAGCTCCCTCCCACCGAGGCACAGAGGCTGGAGCCTGCTGGGTTGGAGGCAACGGCCACCCCAGTCCCCTTGCCTGAGGTGGCCCCAGGTGCCGTGTCCTGGATGTTGCCACTGGTGTGGCTGGAGAAGAGCCTCGGCACCTTGTCCCCGCTGGATTCCCTGCggcacagcctgcctctgccGGTGGCCGCCACGAGCGCCGGGACGAGCGTCACGCCGGTGGCCGCCACGAGCGCCGGGACGAGCGTCACGCCGGTGGCCGCCACGAGCGCCGGGACGAGCGTCACGCCGGTGGCCGCCACGAGCGCCGGGACGAGCGTCACGCCGGTGGCCGCCACGAGCGCCGGGACGAGCGTCACGCCGGTGGCCGCCACGAGCGCCGGGACAAGCGTCACGCCGGTGGCCGCCATGAGCGCCGGGACCTTCATGACCCCCCGGGacctgcaggagaggagcaTGAACACATACGTGGGTGCCCCCCCCTGCGCCAAGGACAGTGCTGCTGAAACGGACTCTCTGCTCTGGCA TTGTCCTCGGGAACAGCTGAAGTCCCTGCCACGGGCAGAGCTAGAGGTGCGGCTGGAGAGCACCCTCATCATCATTGAAGCCCTCTCGCTCCAGCTGCGCCACTGCCAGGAGAGCCAGCGGCTGCTGCCTGGTGTGGGGCCGGCCGAGCAGAGGGATGTGTTCATGCAGACGGACATCACCCATGCCAAAGGG GAGGAGGAGATCTACCGCAACCTCTACCTTGAGCTGCGGAGGAAAACGGAGGCTCTGCAGTGGCAgcggggagcagagcaggacctGCGgcggcagctggagctggcccTTGAGCGGATG GGTGACTGGAGCAGGCAGCGCCTCCTGTTTCAGGGCTTCGTTGATGCGACTTCTCAGAGCTTGCAGGATGAGCAGGCAGCCCTCACCCAGGAG CGGGAGCAGGTGAGGGCCCTGGTGTCTCGGTGTGGAGCCGTACTGGAGAGAGTGCCCAGCAAGCTGCGGAGCTGCCTGGAGGAGCGGGATGCCATGAGGCAGCGAGCAGAGGAAGCTCTCCGAGCCAAGGAGGAG GGAGATCGCTTCCTGGAGGCCTTCCGTGCCCATGCCAGTGCCCAGATCAGCGCCCGCAGCCAGAGCCTGGCCTCCCAGCAAGAGCTGGGCACGCTACTGGCAAATGCCATCCACCAGCAG gcaTCCCTGTCTGCTGAGACTCAGTCTTTCCGGGAATTCATAGATGTCACCTTTGAAAatctggaggaggagaggagagccCTGGATGTGGAG CGGGAGCAGGTGAGAGCCCTGGTGTCCTGGTGCCGAGCCGTGCTGGAAAGAGTGCCCAACAAGCTGCGGAGCTGCTTAGAGGAGCGGGATGCTGTGAGGCAACAGGCAGACGAAGCTCTTCAAGCCAAGGAGGAG GCGTCCTGCCAGCTGAAGAAGACCTCAGTGGCCTTGCAGGATGCGGTGGctcagctggaacagctgacTGTGGACAAATCCTGTCTCAGTGCAG AGCTGAGCTCCCTGATGACGAATCTGGCCAGCGTGGAGCAGGAGCGggatgagctgcagcagcagaacaggaaGCAGTGCGAGGAGATAACCCA GCTGGCACAGGAGAGGGAtgccctgcagcaggactgCAATGGCCTGCGCCAGGAGCTGCGGGAGGCCACCGAGTGCCGGGAG TTCCTTGATCAGGAGAACTGCATGTCCCGCAcgcagctgctggaggtggaggCCAAGCTGAAGTCCACGCTGGCCGCCCTGCAGGAGCGCACCCTGCAGTACGAGGAGCTGATGAATTCCCACGAGTGCCTGTG TGAAGAGCAGGCTGCCCTCTGCAAGGAGCTGGAGAGCACCAAGGCCAAGCTCCTTGACTTGCAGCACAAGAGGGACAAAGTCTCCTGGTGTTTCACGGACATTGCCAAGAGCAAGATGCGGCTGCAGGAGCTTGCAGAcagcctcagggctgctctgcaagAGGAG GATGACGATGCGCCATCGAGAAGCAGAGCCTGGTCCGTGGCcctgcaggcacagagctggcagaCCCCCCGCTGTGCCTGGACCCCTGCCCGCTGCACCCCGGCCCGTGCCAGGACCTCCTTCGTGGGCAGTGCTCTGAAAGCGCTGTCGGCAAAAG ATGCTGACGAAACCACCGGAGGTGGAGGTGCCTTTACTAAGGACAAACCTTCCTTGACAGCAAAGCCACCAG AGCCTGAGACCAGTCTCTTGGAAAGCATGAAGGAGCTGAGAGCCGTGGTCTCTGACGTTGCCACACTGAGCTTCCGCGtccaggagcaggagcagagcaagtTCAAGGCGCTGCAGACAGAGAT CTCTGACCTGCAGCTCCGTCTGGCTACCGTGACATCGGAGAGTAAGGAGAAGATGGACACCCAGGCTGCCACCATCGCTAAGCTGAACAAGGCGCTGAGGGGCAAGATAGAG AGTgagaaggagctgcaggacGTCGTGAAACAGCAGGAAGAGAAGATGCTGCAACTCCTCGACCAGAGAGGGGAAGTCATG ctgaaggaagagAGATCTCAGCTGAGTCGCGCGCTCCAGCGCGCTGAGACGGAGGTCAAGGTGCTGTGGGAGGAGGTGCGAGGGCAGGAGCCCAAGGTGGACACTGCCCATGTCCAGGAGAgagtcctgctgcagcagcag TTGGACAAACTgcggctgctgctcctggagaAAGAGAATGAGAATATGCTACGCTCTGACAAGTACCTGGGGCAG atcagggggctggagctgaggCTCCAACACGTCCAGAAAATTCTGAGGACCCACGAGGAGATGCAGGAGAAGATGAAAGAG gtcCTCTCAGCCGTCCCCGACATGGCAGCGAACTGCCAGGAGCtccactgcctgctgctgtaCTTGGGCCTGGAGCCAGGCACTAGCAGCAAGGAAGCAGCCGAGCCACTGTAG